The proteins below come from a single Eucalyptus grandis isolate ANBG69807.140 chromosome 3, ASM1654582v1, whole genome shotgun sequence genomic window:
- the LOC120291621 gene encoding uncharacterized protein LOC120291621, which produces MASSSKLDLSSSSPDRSLYGSGSRGSHIATPMERSGSFRESMENSMSRNSSSTPQAEVMNFFQYLPFDSKLMAADYRSNKHGDLKREEISSDVFSNDRSGAMISSDRSMVGSGLAKIGTQNNASTGAFELGQQKSEDRTKGSVPNKRTRTSLMDAKTDARANTSVRTSGPADRERELPKLANSGAPQCEERTRSIGVDGWEKSKMKKKRSGIKSDYPPGVSSAKPADGYRDSKQGMQQRSVNDARPKLNNESNELRPGVGNGSPGVGKAEAISQNSFCARTSLPKADLDSSSRDKKDRPISDKERINLKAVNKTNARDDLTSASPTSSTRMTASVRGPRSSSGVAPKLSPVVNSPTVSNDWEIPNCTTKSSVAVGAQSRKRTASGRSSSPPVACWPRPQKIPRTARRRNFVPSVPSNDETSPMDTSSDVVGNEVGLGFPRRMPSSSPQPVRLKADPLSSTPLSEGEDMGAAEFKSRDKTKKSDEVDEKSGHSVQKISTLVSSSRKNKLIPREDLGDGVRRQGRSGRGFTSSRSLLPVSSEKLGNEDTAQPLKSAKLGLDRTESKAGRPTSRKLSDRKAYTRQRHQSVNVAADFLVGSDDGHEELLAAANAVVNPCMCSKNSAFPSISASCGPERVLMQMEAVFGFIFDEDIAYLKQQAFLFLASSGKLIKLLLFD; this is translated from the exons ATGGCATCATCCAGTAAACTTGATCTGTCTTCTAGCAGCCCTGATAGGTCACTATATGGCAGTGGGTCGCGTGGATCCCACATAGCAACTCCAATGGAGAGGTCAGGCAGCTTTCGTGAGAGCATGGAGAATTCAATGTCAAGGAACAGTTCTTCAACACCACAGGCGGAAGTTATGAATTTCTTCCAATACTTACCATTTGATTCGAAATTGATGGCTGCGGATTATAGGTCTAATAAACACGGTGACTTAAAACGAG AAGAGATCTCGTCCGATGTTTTTTCCAATGATCGCTCTGGTGCCATGATATCAAGTGACCGATCTATGGTTGGATCGGGCCTTGCTAAGATAGGAACCCAAAATAATGCCAGCACTGGTGCTTTTGAGCTTGGCCAGCAAAAGTCTGAGGACCGAACTAAAGGCTCAGTTCCAAATAAACGCACTCGGACCTCATTAATGGATGCAAAG ACGGATGCACGGGCTAATACATCAGTAAGGACATCTGGGCCTGCTGATAGGGAAAGGGAACTGCCTAAGCTAGCAAATAGTGGTGCCCCTCAGTGTGAGGAAAGGACACGGTCAATCGGCGTTGATGGTTGGGAAAAGtctaaaatgaagaagaaacgATCTGGAATAAAGTCGGATTATCCCCCAGGTGTATCCTCCGCTAAACCTGCCGATGGTTACCGGGATTCCAAGCAAGGAATGCAGCAAAGATCTGTTAACGATGCCCGACCAAAGTTGAATAATGAGTCAAATGAGCTCAG GCCAGGAGTTGGTAATGGATCCCCTGGAGTTGGAAAAGCAGAAGCTATCTCTCAAAATAGCTTCTGTGCACGTACTTCATTACCTAAGGCTGACCTGGACAGCAGTTCCCGTGACAAGAAAGATCGTCCTATCTCAGACAAGGAACGGATAAATCTCAAAGCTGTTAATAA GACAAATGCCCGTGATGATTTAACTTCTGCAAGTCCTACATCTAGCACAAGAATGACTGCATCTGTTAGAGGTCCAAGATCAAGTTCTGGCGTTGCGCCTAAGTTGTCCCCAGTTGTCAACAGTCCAACTGTGTCTAATGATTGGGAGATCCCCAATTGTACAACCAAGTCTTCTGTTGCTGTCGGGGCACAAAGTCGCAAACGCACAGCATCAGGGCGatcttcttctccacctgtTGCTTGCTGGCCAAGGCCTCAGAAAATTCCCCGAACTGCTAGGAGAAGAAATTTTGTTCCATCTGTTCCCAGTAATGACGAAACCTCTCCTATGGATACCAGTTCTGATGTTGTGGGAAATGAAGTTGGATTGGGGTTTCCCAGACGTATGCCAAGCAGTTCTCCTCAGCCTGTTAGATTGAAAGCTGACCCATTATCTTCCACCCCGTTATCAGAAGGCGAGGACATGGGGGCTGCTGAATTTAAATCAAGGGATAAAACCAAGAAGTCTGATGAAGTGGATGAGAAATCTGGCCATTCTGTACAGAAGATTTCTACTTTGGTATCATCATCAAGGAAGAATAAGTTAATTCCAAGGGAGGACTTAGGAGATGGTGTCCGAAGGCAAGGGAGGAGTGGGCGCGGTTTTACTTCCTCCAGATCGCTCTTGCCAGTATCAAGTGAGAAACTTGGCAATGAGGACACTGCACAACCTCTTAAAAGTGCCAAACTTGGTTTGGACAGAACTGAAAG CAAAGCTGGCCGTCCAACGTCTAGGAAACTTTCTGACAGAAAGGCCTATACTCGTCAACGGCATCAATCAGTCAATGTGGCTGCAGATTTTCTGG TTGGCTCCGATGATGGGCATGAAGAGCTATTGGCTGCTGCCAATGCTGTCGTTAATCCATGTATGTGTTCAAAGAATTCTGCATTCCCTTCAATTTCTGC CTCATGTGGTCCCGAGCGAGTTTTGATGCAAATGGAAGCGGTCTTTGGTTTTATATTTGATGAAGACATCGCTTATTTGAAGCAACAGgcatttctctttcttgcctCTTCTGGAAAACTTATTAAGTTGCTATTATTTGACTGA
- the LOC120291146 gene encoding uncharacterized protein LOC120291146 yields the protein MGLDLAGQMEVAAPDQNTIPLCERLIAALIPEEEADCGSFENDDLINDAHGSRLKLDREMDLNSFSCQPLHNHRYSSALGLNGHMVSCIPDHEEHDNDIVDMIRTGINSGFEHPINGLVRDQIMMPSTGHSEVKYDCMSIDERLILEVHSIALFPEAMPHGEQMERKGVNDEIMQLVEKYHMQVSKNKGFLERLIKVAAETKETQEKEFEQHAMEKLVEMAYKKYMMCGGSNPTSGKSSTNKMAKQAALAFVKRTLDRCKQYEKTGKSCFSEPLFRDIFLSGTSRRTVFEASKGSQQSPSVSLIGQKMDNCDMNSMDVPLPGNLVAEQSTGKEDLCFNRVKKRELSLHEVVGGTIGNSSTSPSVLGTSLSSSTKGKRSERDREGKVLSRTGNNKSNRSAVFTAKGERKSKSEAQAENDSIIGIYQWTSWNIRTAKINIAFWFQGLQLPGIDELGVSDDLDNHGQDLASWLNIDDDNLQENDFMGLEIPMDDLSDVNMMV from the exons ATGGGGCTTGATCTTGCTGGACAGATGGAAGTAGCAGCGCCAGATCAAAACACGATCCCTCTTTGTGAGAGGCTCATAGCGGCCCTAATTCCAGAGGAGGAGGCTGATTGTGGCagctttgaaaatgatgatcTCATAAATGATGCACATGGATCAAGGCTCAAGCTAGATAGAGAAATGGATTTAAATAGTTTTAGTTGCCAACCACTTCATAACCATCGGTATTCTAGTGCCCTGGGTCTCAATGGTCACATGGTATCTTGCATTCCTGACCATGAAGAGCATGACAATGATATTGTCGACATGATAAGGACAGGGATAAATTCAGGCTTTGAACATCCAATAAATGGATTAGTCAGAGACCAAATAATGATGCCGAGCACGGGGCATTCAGAAGTTAAATATGATTGCATGAGTATAGATGAAAGACTTATCCTGGAGGTTCACAGTATTGCGCTCTTCCCTGAGGCCATG CCTCATGGTGAGCAAATGGAGAGGAAAGGAGTCAATGATGAGATCATGCAATTAGTGGAGAAATACCACATGCAG GTATCCAAGAACAAAGGTTTTTTGGAAAGACTGATCAAGGTTGCtgcagaaacaaaagaaactcAAGAAAA GGAGTTCGAACAACATGCGATGGAGAAGCTCGTAGAAATGGCTTACAAGAAGTATATG ATGTgtgggggttcaaatcccaccAGTGGGAAGAGTTCAACCAACAAGATGGCCAAGCAAGCTGCTTTGGCATTTGTTAAACGTACGTTAGACCGGTGCAAACAATATGAAAAGACTGGCAAGAGCTGCTTCAGTGAGCCCTTGTTTAGGGATATCTTTCTGAGTGGGACTTCTCGTCGAACAGTTTTCGAAG CTTCCAAGGGTTCACAGCAAAGTCCTTCCGTGTCCCTTATTGGTCAAAAAATGGATAATTGTGACATGAATTCCATGGACGTGCCACTGCCTGGAAATCTTGTGGCTGAACAAAGCACTGGTAAAGAAGATTTATGCTTCAATAGAGTAAAGAAGAGGGAATTGTCGCTCCATGAGGTTGTAGGTGGTACAATTGGAAATTCTTCCACTTCACCATCAGTCCTTGGAACTTCTCTATCTAGCAGCACTAAAGGAAAGAGGAGTGAGAGGGACAGAGAAGGAAAGGTGCTATCTAGAACGGGAAATAATAAAAGCAATCGATCAGCAGTATTTACTGCcaagggagaaagaaaatctaaaagcGAAGCCCAAGCAGAAAATGACTCAATTATCGGTATCTATCAATGGACTTCTTGGAACATCAGAACAGCCAAAATCAACATTGCCTTCTGGTTCCAAG GTCTGCAGCTACCAGGAATTGATGAACTTGGTGTTTCCGATGATTTGGATAACCATGGCCAAGACCTTGCTTCATGGTTGAACATTGATGATGATAATCTGCAAGAGAATGACTTTATGGGGCTTGAAATTCCTATGGATGATCTTTCAGACGTAAATATGATGGTTTGA